In Microcaecilia unicolor chromosome 1, aMicUni1.1, whole genome shotgun sequence, the following are encoded in one genomic region:
- the LOC115460460 gene encoding zinc finger protein 585A-like: protein MRDKYAEDVRASAENQVTEEEVKETNREGRPLKWKLRPRRVSISQGTERGESGRSRQESQRKQRDRAGDSPDGVTECERSDRELTNIPEHQRHPRADIPSRNNNSEQTTSNFHHREGKRRESLGTERTDPLEGFSRSHECTECGRGFLSKDSLTGHLKTHTAAATTSGDVTPESSLVSFSCAECGKCFNNNLSLRTHLKIHTGERPFKCTECGKGFLWKSELVEHSRIHTGEKHFPCTECGKCFNQRDTLEMHQKLHTDEMPFQCTECGKCFSQKYTLKMHQKLHTSEMPFQCTECGKCFTRKNSLKVHQKLHTGEMPFQCTECGKCFSRKDSLQMHQKIHTGERSFQCTECGKGFLSKSKLMEHFRIHTGEKRFSCTKCGKCFSQKHSLITHQKIYTGERPFQCTECGKCFTLKNSLKAHQKLHTGEMPFQCTECGKCFSRKDSLQMHQKIHTGERSFQCTECGKGFISKSKLMEHFRIHTGEKRFSCTKCGKCFSQKHSLTTHQKIHTGERPFQCTECGKSFALKSRLMKHFRIHTGEKHFSCNECGKCFSQKDSLRNHQKKHTAENEVTEEEAKETNREEHPLKWKLHPRRVSISQGTERGESGRNRQQSQSDPAGDSLNGVTECEGSDREQTNIPEHQRHPRAEIHAQRNCSEQMTSDLHHRVGKRRKSHGSEKTNPLEGLSRSLRCTEYGRHFSYKHSLTAHLKTAASGDITPETSLISCLCTECGRSFSHISNLRRHQKIHTGEKPFQCTECGKGFFLKSLLEEHFRSHTGEKPFPCTECGKCFRRKDSLRNHQKIHTGERPFQCTECGKCFSHKNSLTTHKRIHTGDRSFRCTEYGKGFPCKSKVVVHFRIHTGEKCFSCTECGKCFSQKSSLTAHQKIHTGGRSFQCTECGKGFILKSRLVEHFRIHTGEKPFQCTECGKCFSRKDSLRIHKKNHTDAFLVSPFDPVEGEGNQGDSTEFGHPEGSGSSFN, encoded by the exons ATGCGGGATAAATACGCTGAAGACGTTCGGGCGTCAG CAGAAAATCAGGTGACAGAGGAAGAAGTGAAGGAGACAAATAGAGAAGGACGTCCTTTAAAATGGAAACTGCGCCCAAGACGTGTCAGTATTTCCcaagggacagagaggggagaaTCTGGCAGAAGTCGGCAGGAATCACAGAGGAAGCAGAGAGACCGTGCAGGAGACTCACCTGATGGAGTCACTGAGTGTGAAAGAAGTGACAGGGAGCTCACAAACATCCCTGAGCACCAGAGACACCCGAGAGCAGACATACCCTCCCgaaataataacagtgagcaaaCGACCTCTAACTTCCATCACAGAGAGGGGAAACGGAGGGAATCTCTTGGAACAGAGAGGACAGACCCCTTAGAAGGGTTTTCTAGGTCTCATGAATGCACTGAATGTGGAAGAGGCTTCCTGTCTAAGGATTCACTCACAGGTCACCTGaaaacacacacagcagcagcaacaacatctGGAGACGTTACCCCTGAAAGCTCTTTGGTCTCTTTTTCATGTGCTGAATGTGGTAAATGTTTCAATAATAACCTTTCCCTAAGAACACATCTgaaaatccacacaggtgagagacCATTTAAATGCACTGAATGTGGAAAAGGCTTTCTTTGGAAATCAGAACTGGTAGAACATTctagaatccacactggagaaaaacattttccatGTACTGAATGTGGTAAATGTTTCAATCAAAGGGATACCCTGGAAATGCACCAGAAACTTCACACGGATGAGATGCCATTTCAATGTACTGAATGTGGGAAATGTTTCAGTCAGAAGTATACCCTAAAAATGCACCAGAAACTTCACACAAGTGAGATGCCATTTCAATGTACTGAATGTGGAAAATGTTTCACTCGGAAGAATTCCCTGAAAGTGCACCAGAAACTTCACACGGGTGAGATGCCATTTCAATGTACTGAATGTGGAAAATGTTTCAGTCGGAAGGATTCCCTGCAAATgcaccagaaaatccacacaggtgaAAGATCATTTCAATGTACTGAATGTGGAAAAGGTTTTCTTTCGAAATCAAAACTAATGGAACATtttagaatccacactggagaaaaacgtTTTTCATGTACCAAATGTGGGAAGTGTTTCAGTCAGAAGCATTCCCTGATAACTCACCAGAAAATCTACACGGGTGAGAGACCATTTCAATGTACTGAATGTGGAAAATGTTTCACTCTGAAGAATTCCCTGAAAGCACACCAGAAACTTCACACGGGTGAGATGCCATTTCAATGTACCGAATGTGGAAAATGTTTCAGTCGGAAGGATTCCCTGCAAATgcaccagaaaatccacacaggtgaAAGATCATTCCAATGTACTGAATGTGGAAAAGGTTTTATTTCGAAATCAAAACTAATGGAACATtttagaatccacactggagaaaaacgtTTTTCATGTACCAAATGTGGGAAGTGTTTCAGTCAGAAGCATTCCCTGACAACTCACCAGAAAATCCACACGGGTGAGAGACCATTTCAATGTACTGAATGTGGAAAGAGCTTTGCTTTGAAATCAAGACTGATGAAACATtttagaatccacactggagaaaaacactTTTCATGTAACGAATGTGGAAAGTGTTTCAGTCAGAAGGATTCTCTGAGAAATCACCAGAAAAAACACACAG CAGAAAATGAGGTGACAGAGGAAGAAGCGAAGGagacaaacagagaagaacatCCTTTAAAATGGAAACTGCACCCAAGACGTGTCAGTATTTCCcaagggacagagaggggagaaTCTGGCAGAAATCGGCAGCAATCACAGAGCGACCCTGCAGGAGACTCACTGAATGGAGTCACCGAGTGTGAGGGAAGTGACAGGGAGCAAACAAACATCCCTGAGCACCAGAGACACCCCAGAGCAGAGATACACGCCCAAAGAAATTGCAGTGAGCAAATGACCTCTGACCTCCATCACAGAGTGGGGAAACGGAGGAAATCTCATGGATCAGAGAAGACCAACCCCTTAGAAGGACTTTCTAGGTCTCTTCGATGCACTGAATATGGAAGACATTTTTCTTATAAGCATTCACTAACCGCACACCTGAAAACAGCAGCCTCTGGAGACATTACCCCAGAAACATCTTTGATCTCTTGTCTGTGTACTGAATGTGGTCGATCTTTCAGTCATATTAGTAACCTGAGAagacaccagaaaatccacacaggcGAGAAACCATTTCAGTGCACTGAATGTGGAAAAGGCTTCTTTTTGAAATCGCTACTGGAGGAACACTTTAGaagccacactggagaaaaacccttTCCGTGTACTGAATGTGGAAAGTGTTTCAGACGGAAGGATTCTCTGAGAAATCACCAGAAAATCCACACGGGTGAGAGACCATTTCAATGCACTGAATGTGGGAAATGCTTCAGTCATAAAAATTCCCTGACAACTCacaagagaatccacacaggtgacaGATCATTTCGATGCACTGAATATGGAAAAGGCTTTCCTTGTAAATCAAAGGTAGTGGTGCATtttagaatccacactggagaaaaatgcTTTTCATGTACGGAATGTGGGAAATGTTTCAGTCAGAAGAGTTCCCTGACAGCtcaccagaaaatccacacaggtgGCAGATCATTTCAATGCACTGAATGTGGAAAAGGCTTCATTTTGAAATCAAGACTGGTGGAACATTttcgaatccacactggagaaaaacccttTCAATGTACTGAGTGTGGAAAGTGTTTCAGTCGGAAGGATTCTCTGAGAATTCACAAGAAAAACCACACAG aTGCCTTTCTGGTCTCCCCGTTTGACCCAGTAGAAGGTGAAGGCAATCAAGGAGACTCTACAGAGTTTGGTCATCCTGAGGGCAGTGGTTCCAGTTTCAACTGA
- the LOC115462394 gene encoding zinc finger protein 2 homolog codes for MKENYETLMSLAGDEFSQEKESKQNTEKCSLKRTLHAREVGVILETVKGEARRRNLEYEKQLRGSAGVHLIDCERRDKGLTNAADHRPSQNNNGEQMTPKLLNRHLRAKGPFQNNSEEMRSDLHQGDEQRKTSFVCDTCGRSFNQKGHLSRHRRHHTGERPFVCTECGKRYTRKDSLRRHQKSHTLIQEKPFQCTECGKCFLLKKSLAIHQRSHTGEKPFQCPECGKCFVCKGYLIVHQRIHSGEKPFPCSECKKSFTRRDCLRIHQRIHTGEKPFSCTQCGKRFSRKDLVIIHESSHKDLVACKKKTESCPEGGEEATDTKINNGFGNNSKRMRVCDGQQKEQWKHEDLSIDCSAPPADCLRAISKVIPPSVKESPRNGVRPNTCIKRGRYSDQFSNLAQNQKLGGDGLLQSDAYEEKLTEKSNLTEEKQFHSRHESFSCIECEKYFIYKSQKLHKGQKPLKCSIHDKSFRQIFQLRQYELMSSRKKQVHQMTLKEAKLSKCSVYDKSFTQTPPLRSHETIHTGKPCKCAECDKNFTQKQHLRIHERIHTGEKPHKCSKCDKSFKQKHHLRIHERIHTGEKPHKCSKCDKSFKQKHHLRIHEIVHTGEKPHKCSECDKSFNQKQHLRLHERIHTGEKPFKCSECDKSFNQKAHLRIHERIHTGEKPYKCSECDKSFNRKQALRNHEGIHTGEKLYKCSECDKSFIVKCYLRIHERTHTTNFMAVSELWKTKRL; via the exons atgaaggagaattacgagaccctgatgtctctag CAGGTGACGAGTTCAGCCAGGAAAAGGAGAGCAAGCAGAACACGGAGAAATGTTCTTTAAAGCGGACACTGCACGCAAGAGAGGTCGGTGTAATTCTGGAGACCGTGAAGGGAGAAGCCAGAAGACGTAATCTGGAATATGAGAAGCAGCTGAGAGGGTCTGCAGGAGTCCACTTGATTGATTGTGAGAGAAGAGATAAGGGGCTTACAAACGCCGCTGACCATCGACCGTCCCAAAATAATAACGGGGAACAAATGACTCCTAAGCTTCTTAATAGACATCTGAGAGCAAAGGGACCCTTCCAGAACAACAGCGAGGAAATGCGTTCTGATCTCCACCAGGGAGACGAGCAAAGAAAGACCTCCTTTGTGTGTGACACTTGTGGAAGAAGCTTTAATCAAAAAGGTCATTTGTCACGTCACAGAAGGCATCACACGGGAGAGAGACCCTTTGTGtgtactgaatgtggtaaaaggtaCACACGGAAGGACAGTCTAAGACGACACCAGAAAAGCCACACACTAATCCAGGAAAAACCATTCCAGTGCACTGAATGTGGGAAATGTTTCCTTTTGAAAAAATCTCTAGCAATACACCAGAGAAGCCATACGGGAGAGAAACCCTTTCAGTGCCCTGAATGCGGGAAATGCTTTGTATGCAAAGGCTATTTAATAgtgcaccagagaattcacagtGGAGAAAAGCCTTTCCCTTGCAGTGAGTGCAAAAAATCGTTCACACGTCGGGATTGCCTAAGGATACACCAAAGAATTCACACTGGTGAGAAACCATTTTCGTGTACTCAGTGTGGGAAAAGGTTCAGTCGCAAGGACCTTGTAATAATACATGAAAGTTCTCATAAAGATCTAGTAGCCTGTAAGAAGAAAACAGAATCATGTCCGGAAGGGGGAGAAGAGGCTACCGATACCAAGATAAATAATGGATTTGGGAACAACAGtaagagaatgagagtgtgtgacggTCAGCAGAAAGAGCAATGGAAACACGAAGACCTCTCAATAGACTGTTCAGCTCCTCCAGCCGATTGTTTGAGAGCTATCAGTAAAGTAATACCTCCCTCCGTGAAAGAAAGTCCCCGAAACGGAGTGAGACCCAATACATGTATTAAACGAGGGAGATATTCCGACCAATTCTCAAATCTTGCACAAAATCAGAAACTTGGTGGGGACGGACTACTTCAGAGCGACGCATACGAAGAAAAGCTCACGGAGAAGTCAAACCTAACAGAAGAAAAACAATTTCACAGTAGACACGAGTCATTCTCGTGTATCGaatgtgaaaaatattttatatataaatcACAGAAACTTCACAAAGGACAAAAACCATTAAAATGTTCTATACATGATAAAAGCTTCCGTCAGATATTTCAACTGAGACAATATGAATTAATGAGCAGTAGAAAGAAACAAGTGCATCAAATGACTCTCAAGGAAGCAAAGCTATCTAAATGTTCAGTATatgataaaagcttcactcaaacTCCCCCCCTTAGAAGTCATGAAACAATCCACACCGGGAAACCATGCAAATGTGCTGAATGTGATAAAAACTTCACTCAAAAACAGCACCTCAGAATTCacgaaagaatccacactggagaaaagccACATAAATGTTccaaatgtgataaaagcttcaaaCAAAAACACCATCTCAGAATTCacgaaagaatccacactggagaaaagccACATAAATGTTccaaatgtgataaaagcttcaaaCAAAAACACCATCTCAGAATTCACGAAAtagtccacactggagaaaaaccacataaatgttctgaatgtgacaaAAGCTTCAATCAAAAACAACATCTCAGacttcatgaaagaatccatacTGGAGAAAAACCGTTTaagtgttctgaatgtgataaaagcttcaatcaaaaagcccatctcagaattcatgaaagaatccacacggGGGAAAAAccgtataaatgttctgaatgtgataaaagcttcaatcgAAAACAAGCCCTCAGAAATCACGAaggaatccacactggagaaaaactgtataaatgttctgaatgcgaCAAAAGCTTCATTGTAAAATGTTACCTCAGAATTCATGAACGAACCCACACTACAAATTTCATGGCCGTAAGCGAATTGTGGAAAACCAAGAGGCTATGA